A single Dehalococcoidia bacterium DNA region contains:
- a CDS encoding PLD nuclease N-terminal domain-containing protein: protein MSGTMIALIIPLVLIQLGLMIFALVDLVKRDKVKGGNKVVWALVVILINIIGPIVYLIFGREDE, encoded by the coding sequence ATGAGCGGCACAATGATAGCATTGATAATACCCCTGGTGCTGATCCAGTTGGGACTCATGATATTCGCTCTCGTCGACCTGGTCAAAAGGGATAAGGTCAAAGGCGGGAACAAGGTCGTCTGGGCTCTCGTCGTGATTTTGATAAATATCATCGGCCCCATCGTCTACCTCATTTTCGGCAGGGAGGACGAGTGA
- a CDS encoding ABC transporter ATP-binding protein has translation MEAIACRGLTKQYGSVIAVDNLDLFVEQGSVFGFLGPNGAGKTTTVRLLVGLSQPTVGQASIMGERVRINSVHLRNRIGYLPEEPSFYNWMTGRDFLLYVGELFRLPSHENRKRCDEMLEFAGLKDAAKRKIGGYSKGMRQRLGLAQAMMNRPGVLFLDEPCSALDPIGRREVLDAIIKLKSHTTIFMSTHILSDVERTCDTVGIIDKGRLVIQESTNRLRERFASPVFELEVEGDASPLAARLRSLPWVTAVEEAGRDAGAMLRIRTDDVAVAKRELPGIVSDSGLVLIRYELISPSLEDVFIQMIGAREKV, from the coding sequence GTGGAAGCGATCGCATGCCGTGGTTTAACCAAACAATACGGCAGCGTCATCGCCGTAGATAATCTCGACCTGTTCGTTGAACAGGGCTCGGTCTTCGGTTTCCTCGGCCCCAACGGCGCGGGCAAAACAACCACGGTCAGGCTTCTCGTAGGGCTCAGTCAGCCCACAGTCGGTCAAGCTTCCATCATGGGCGAACGTGTCCGGATCAACTCCGTCCATTTGCGCAACAGGATCGGCTACCTTCCCGAGGAGCCGTCGTTCTACAACTGGATGACCGGGCGCGATTTTCTTCTGTATGTCGGCGAGCTGTTCCGCCTGCCGTCTCATGAAAACAGGAAACGGTGCGACGAGATGCTGGAGTTCGCCGGACTGAAGGATGCGGCGAAACGGAAGATCGGCGGCTACTCCAAGGGCATGCGCCAGCGACTCGGCCTGGCTCAAGCGATGATGAATCGTCCCGGGGTGCTGTTCCTTGATGAGCCGTGCTCGGCCCTTGATCCCATCGGCCGCCGCGAGGTGCTGGACGCCATCATAAAATTGAAGTCGCATACAACCATCTTCATGTCGACGCATATCCTGTCCGATGTGGAGCGCACCTGCGATACGGTCGGCATCATCGATAAGGGTCGCCTCGTGATACAGGAGAGCACAAATAGATTAAGGGAGCGTTTCGCCAGTCCCGTCTTTGAGTTGGAAGTGGAAGGCGATGCGAGCCCGCTCGCCGCGCGCCTCAGGTCGCTGCCCTGGGTTACTGCGGTGGAGGAGGCCGGGCGCGACGCAGGAGCCATGCTTCGCATACGCACGGACGATGTGGCCGTGGCCAAGCGCGAGCTTCCCGGCATAGTATCGGACAGCGGCCTCGTTCTGATCCGCTACGAGCTGATATCGCCGAGCCTGGAAGATGTCTTTATACAGATGATCGGCGCTCGAGAGAAGGTATGA
- a CDS encoding ABC transporter permease: MKGFLVLFKKELREQAKTHRLLIVLAVFLVLGMGTPLMLYYLPSIVNTSEGTQLPIPDFTAADVSMEFLGSIAQIGMVVVILVAMGAVSRERERGTALLTLSKPVGRGTFVVAKLAALAVTFEISLIVSALFCYIYVGVLFDGVGGAAFAAATALAGLFLLLCISITLLCSSIFKSAFAAGGAALVVIVVLWALSAIPNIGSYAPMGVLDWGNGLILGKGTGAWGSLCISAGLAVAFIVGAWQALMRKEI, translated from the coding sequence ATGAAGGGTTTCTTAGTACTGTTCAAAAAAGAACTGCGGGAGCAGGCAAAGACCCACAGGCTGCTTATAGTCCTGGCGGTTTTCCTGGTGCTGGGTATGGGCACGCCGCTCATGCTGTACTACCTGCCTTCGATAGTAAATACATCCGAGGGCACACAACTGCCCATACCGGATTTCACCGCCGCCGATGTTTCCATGGAGTTCCTGGGCAGCATCGCCCAGATAGGAATGGTGGTTGTCATCCTCGTCGCCATGGGTGCCGTGTCGCGGGAGCGGGAGCGCGGCACCGCTCTGCTCACCCTGTCGAAACCTGTAGGCCGTGGCACGTTCGTCGTCGCCAAGCTGGCAGCGCTGGCTGTAACTTTCGAGATCAGCCTGATAGTAAGCGCACTGTTCTGCTACATTTACGTCGGCGTCCTGTTCGATGGCGTCGGGGGTGCGGCATTCGCCGCCGCGACCGCGCTGGCCGGGCTGTTCCTTCTGCTCTGCATCTCGATAACTTTGCTGTGCAGCAGCATCTTTAAAAGCGCATTTGCCGCCGGCGGGGCGGCTCTGGTTGTAATCGTTGTTCTATGGGCGCTGTCTGCGATTCCGAACATCGGATCATACGCGCCGATGGGGGTACTGGATTGGGGCAACGGTCTCATCCTGGGGAAGGGCACGGGTGCGTGGGGCTCGCTGTGCATCAGCGCGGGGCTGGCGGTTGCTTTCATCGTCGGGGCGTGGCAGGCGCTGATGAGGAAAGAGATATAG
- a CDS encoding dihydroorotate dehydrogenase, producing MNLKVQIAPKNERGLEIKNPVIAASGTVGYGDEYAGMVDIDKLGAIICKGTTLKPKAGNAQPRIYETASGVLNSIGLENIGIDALIKDKAPVWAKWKVPVIVNIAGENVDEYAELAYKLDSVKGIAGIEVNISCPNVARGGMEFGTNARDAAEVTRAVNGHTSLPFIVKLSPNVTDIVEIARAVEAEGADAISLINTLRGMAIDIKARRPFLGATTGGLSGPAIKPVALYMVYRVSGAVKVPVIGGGGIASAEDAIEFIMAGASAVWLSTAIMVNPQAPLEVLDGIAGYMKKEGLKDISRLVGVAKSA from the coding sequence TTGAACCTGAAAGTGCAGATAGCGCCAAAAAATGAACGCGGGCTGGAAATCAAGAACCCGGTAATCGCCGCGTCCGGAACCGTGGGCTACGGCGACGAATATGCCGGGATGGTCGATATCGATAAACTCGGGGCGATAATCTGCAAGGGCACTACGCTGAAGCCAAAGGCCGGCAACGCGCAGCCGCGCATATATGAAACAGCTTCGGGCGTTCTGAATTCGATCGGCCTTGAGAACATCGGCATCGATGCCTTGATTAAGGATAAAGCGCCGGTATGGGCGAAGTGGAAGGTTCCGGTTATAGTCAACATAGCCGGCGAGAACGTCGACGAATATGCAGAGCTGGCTTACAAGCTCGATAGCGTTAAAGGCATCGCCGGAATCGAAGTAAATATCAGCTGCCCCAACGTGGCGCGCGGCGGCATGGAGTTCGGCACGAACGCGCGTGACGCAGCTGAGGTGACGAGGGCTGTCAATGGACATACGAGCCTGCCTTTCATAGTGAAGCTCAGCCCGAATGTAACCGACATCGTCGAGATAGCGCGCGCGGTCGAGGCGGAGGGCGCGGATGCGATATCGCTGATAAACACGTTGCGCGGTATGGCCATCGATATCAAGGCCAGGAGGCCGTTCCTCGGCGCGACGACGGGAGGGCTCTCCGGACCTGCCATCAAGCCGGTCGCTCTGTATATGGTCTATCGCGTGTCGGGCGCGGTGAAGGTGCCGGTCATCGGCGGCGGCGGCATCGCAAGCGCGGAAGACGCCATCGAGTTCATCATGGCGGGAGCCAGCGCGGTATGGCTGAGCACGGCGATAATGGTCAATCCTCAGGCTCCTCTGGAAGTTCTCGACGGTATCGCGGGCTACATGAAGAAGGAAGGGCTTAAGGATATATCCCGGCTGGTCGGCGTAGCCAAATCTGCTTGA
- a CDS encoding TIM barrel protein: MNDKLLFGTGGTPHTSRSESTADGIERIAELGLGCMEVEFVYGVNMSQAMARKVGETAKRLNVKLSAHGPYYINLNAHEEEKLIASRKRLMQTVRIASIIGAQSIIFHPAFYLKDPPDEVYARVKKELEDIVSAMKSENLEVTLRTETTGKASQFGNLDEVLRLSAEIDGVAPCIDFAHLHARHGKANTYAKFKSILGQVEDRLGRDALNDMHIHLSGIKYSSKGELGHLDLKDSDMNYLELFRTWKEFDIKGLVICESPSLEADALIMQETYNSL; encoded by the coding sequence ATGAATGACAAACTTCTCTTCGGCACAGGCGGCACGCCGCACACCTCCAGATCGGAAAGCACGGCGGACGGCATCGAGCGCATCGCCGAACTGGGACTCGGCTGCATGGAGGTCGAATTCGTCTACGGCGTCAACATGAGCCAGGCCATGGCCCGCAAGGTAGGCGAGACGGCTAAGAGACTCAACGTAAAGCTCAGCGCGCACGGCCCGTACTATATAAACCTGAACGCGCACGAAGAGGAGAAGCTCATCGCCAGCAGGAAGCGGCTGATGCAGACGGTCCGAATCGCATCGATTATAGGAGCGCAGAGCATTATCTTTCACCCCGCCTTCTACCTCAAAGACCCCCCCGATGAAGTATACGCCCGGGTAAAAAAAGAACTTGAAGACATCGTAAGCGCGATGAAATCAGAAAATCTCGAAGTTACGCTCAGGACAGAGACCACAGGTAAAGCAAGCCAGTTCGGCAACCTGGACGAGGTGCTGCGCCTGAGCGCAGAAATCGACGGCGTGGCACCGTGTATCGACTTCGCACATCTGCACGCGCGGCACGGCAAGGCGAATACTTATGCGAAATTTAAGTCGATACTGGGACAGGTCGAAGATAGGCTGGGACGCGACGCCCTGAACGATATGCACATCCATCTGTCAGGCATAAAATACTCCAGCAAAGGCGAGCTTGGCCACCTCGACCTCAAAGATTCCGATATGAACTACCTGGAACTTTTCAGGACATGGAAAGAATTCGATATCAAAGGGCTGGTCATCTGCGAAAGCCCCAGCCTTGAAGCCGACGCGCTCATCATGCAAGAGACGTATAACTCGCTGTAA